The DNA region ATTCCGGAGAAGTCGAGCTGGCCATTCACCCGGCCGGCATGGAGATGCCGTCCGCCATCCGGCTGCAGCTCCTTGAGGCCGGGTCGCTGTCGGGCCCAGATGCTGATCTCATCGCATTCGCCGTGACCGACACCGGGATCGGTATCGCGGCCAGTGAGATGGAGGTCATCTTCGAGGCGTTCCGGCAAGTGGAAAGGATCACCAGCCGCAAGTACGGCGGTACGGGCCTCGGACTCAGCATTTCGCGAGAAATCGCGCGGCTGCTCGGCGGCGAGATCCATGTGCGGAGTGAACCAGGGCACGGCTCGACGTTCACGCTGTACTTGCCCCTGCATCCGAGCGAGCCATCGCAGGACGACGAGAGAGTGGCAATGGCACAGAACGAACTCGCTGCGCTCTTCAGACGCCGTCACGGAGCGGGCTTGCCTCAGCAGGAGGACGCCCTGCCTGACGCCCAGGCGCCGTCTGCGCGCTCGGGCCCGCGCCAGGCATTGGGGGAATCAGCACGAGGCATCCGCTTTGACGGTGAGAAAGTATTGATCGTCGATGACGACGTACGCGGCATCTTCGAGCTCACCAACATCTTGGAACGGCACGGTCTGGACGTGCATTACGCCGAGAGCAGTGACGAGGCCATCAACGCTCTGGAGCAGCACGATGACATCAAGGTGCTCGTGATCGACATCACGCTGCCGGAGGCGGACGGCCCCACCGCAATCGCGAAGATTCGCCGGGCGCCCAAGTGCAGTGGGATTCCCATCATCGCACTGGCGCCGGACGGTGCACTCGGCAGTCAGGAGCTGGCTGTCGAGGCAGGCGCCTCCAGTTGCGTGGCCAAGCCCGTCGACCTCGATGTCCTACTGCCCCAGCTGCGCCGGTGGATGGAAGAATCCGCCGACGCCCCTGAGGCTGCCCCAAGATAGAGGCGCATGACGTGGCCAAAGAGTCTTGTGGAGAGATAGCCATGGAGAGTTGGTGACGACTGCGCGGCCAGAACGCCGCTTCACAGTTGCGGGAACGCTCGCAATGAAGGATGGCAGACTGGCGAACGGAGACGGCTTTAACCGCTCCAGCTTCGGAGGGGAAGAAGCCGAAGCACACACCGAGCACCACGGTGGAGCACCCGAGCGCAACACTGAGTCAGCAGGACCCCTCCGTATCCGCATCCCCGGGATCATGCGCTGTTCCCTGGAGGGCATCTGACCGGCGCCCCGGCGGGTCTGGCGGTCACCTTGACGGTCTGGCTGGACGCGCTCCTCGACGCCCGGGGATCGACTCGGCCGCCCTCGGCGGGCACCCGTACGGAGATTGGACCGCACCTCACTGCGGCCTGCACGCACCTGCCCGCGTACGCGACGCACGGCTGCGCTTCCTGTCGTTGTGATCACGAAGTCGCCCAGACCGTCGGCGTACGGGAGAGGGGTGCGCAGCCTCTGCCCGTCGGCTGTTGTTTGTGGGAGCTACGGTCACTGGTCACGATCGTGGATGCTGCCCCGTGACCTCCGAGGAGGGCATTCGTTCCTGTGTGGAGGCGGCCCGCCGCGGGCCGGGACTGCGCACCTGCGGAAGGTCGTCGCGGTTCTCATCGCCGGCGAGGGCGTCCTGTGCCATCAGACGGTAGCGGTGCAGCAGCAGGGCCAACTGTTCCGGCTGTGTATCGACGCTGGCCACCAGCGCTGCCAACAGCTCGGCGCGTGAGGTGCGTTCACCGGCGGCTGTGGCGGCTCGGACCAGGACGTTCAGCCGACGGTCGACGTCCTCCGGCCACTGCACTGAGGTCGTGCGGCGCTGTTGCTGCAGATGCAGCAACTCCATGGCTCCCCCTCGGTGACAGCAGACCAATAACGAATATATATTGCGTGCATGGTAACGCTGCTGCAAGACCGTCAGACGTCCGCGGGCCTGGGGGCCGCGCTGGGAAGGGTGCGGGTGGCGGGCCGGGAGCTGCGGCCGACGCCGGTGTTCGACACCTACTGGCGGTTCGCGTCGGCCAGGCAGGCCGTGTACGAGGCGCGCCTGGCGGGGCGGCCCCAGCCGTGGAGCGAGGACCCGATCCTGTCCAGGCACCGGTTCACCAACTGCTACCGGGCTGCCGACCGGGTCAGTCAGGCTGTGGTCTCGGACGTGATCTACTGCGGCCCGCAGCAGTGGGAGGAGGTGTTCTTCCGCACCCTGCTGTTCAAGATCTTCAACAAGGAGTCGACCTGGCGGCTGCTCAACCGGGAGCTGGGGGAGGTGCGTTGGGAAGGCTACGACTTCCGGGCCTACGACCGCGTCCTGTCAGAGGCCTTCGCGCGGGAAGAGCGCCTGTACTCGGCTGCCTATATCGTGCCGCCGCCGCAGCTGGGGGAGGAGCGCAAGCACCGCAATCATCTGCGGTTGCTGGAGATGATGATGACGTCCGGCGCCCCGGAACGTGTTCTGGACGCTGCGACGATGCGTGAGGTCTACGAGGTACTGCTCGGCTATCCCGCGCTCGGTCCGTTCCTGGCGTACCAGTTCGCCATCGACCTCAACTACGCTCCGCAGCTGCCGTTTTCGGAGATGGACTTCGTAGTGCCCGGGCCGGGCGCCCGGGACGGCATCCGCAAGTGTTTCGGTCCGGCGGCCGACGGCATCGAAGCCGAGGTCATCCGTTACATGGCAGTCTCCCAGGGCGAGCACTTCGCCCGCCTGGGTCTGACCTTCGCCGGACTGAAGGGGAGGCCCCTGCAGCTGATCGACTGCCAGAACCTGTTCTGTGAGGTCGACAAGTATGCGCGCGTCGCCCACCCGGACATCGCCGGCATCAGCGGCCGCAGCCGCATCAAGCAGGCCTACCGCCTCGACGGTGCGCCGCTGCGGGCGTGGTTCCCGCCCAAGTGGGGCCTGAACGGCTGAGATGTGCCGCCGCCGCACCGGTGGCCGGCCTGTCGTCCCGGGCGGTGTGTTCAGCTGCCGAGGCCGAACAGCGGGGTGGTCAGGGCGTCCTGGAGGGTGCCGAGTTCGGATTTGGTGCAGTCCAGGCGGGCGCAGCCGGCCATGACGGTCACCGTGCCGGGGGTGAGTCCGGCGTGCCGGGCGACCCAGGCGCACAGACGGCCCAGGGCGAGGTAGTTGCCGTAGGCGCGGTCGAACATGTAGTGGCTGCGGTAGTAGGCGGCCAGATGCACGGTGTTGTTCGCACTGTCGAGCTGGAACGAGCAGTGGCTCAGGCAGGGGAAGTCCAGCGGCTGCGTGTCCAGTGCCGCGGCCCTGACCACGGCCTCGGTCCCGTCGGTGGGCTGCGCCGGTACGTCCTCCCAGGCGGTGTCGTCGGCCTCGACATGGGCGGTTCCGGCTTCGTAGACCGCGTTCCATTTCGCTGAGGTGCGCAGCTTGTCCAGGCGCTGGATGACGCGGGCGAGCTGGTCGACCGGTTCCGGTTTTCCTGGGGTGCCGGGGTAGGCGACGAGCCGGCCGAAGTAGGTGCCGTGGGCGTTGCGCCGGACCTCTTGCAGCCGGGGGTAGAGGGCGCGGTAGCGGGCGGCGAGTTGGTCGTGGGTGGTGCAGGTGGCGGCGAGCTGCGCGGGGAAGAGCGTGTTGACGACGGTGTCGATGGGGTAGAGCGGCTGCTTGGTGCGTGCGGCGCGCACCCGGTCGAGTTCGGTGCGCAGGTGGGTGTCCTCCTGCAGGGGGCGGGTGATGCGGACCACGGTGTGGAAGGCCTTCTTGCCAGGGATCTCGGACAGGCGGGTGCAGGCTTCCACCCAGGCGCGTGAGATGTCCGGGGCGTCGACGGTGAACGTGTGCATCGGCTCGCTCCTGGTTCGGCAGGTCGGCGGGGTGCCGTGGGCGGATGGGGCGTTCAGTGCCAGAAGGCGTCGGAGCCGTCACGGCTGGGTGTGCGCTGCAGCGTCACCCGGAACAGCGGCGCGTCCGGGGCCGTGATCGTGGCGGTCATGGTGGTGTCGCCCTCGAGGTCCTCGTTCACCCACACGGCGCGGGGCCCTTCCGCAGCGTCCGGCAGTTCCAGGAAGGACATCTGGCTGCCGCTGCCGGGCGGGGTGCGGCTCAGGCCGGCCGGCAGGTTGTCGTAGAAGGCTGCGGGGATGCCCAGCAGCACGCAGTCACCGGCAGTGACCCGCAGGGTGGCGCCGTGTGCGGCGGGCAGCAGTACGTGGGCGTGGGCCTGCGTCCCGAGCGGCAGCCCGCCGGTCAGGTCCGCCTTCAGGGAGGCCGGGGAGTGTTTGAGCCACATTGCCTCGGTGGACCGGTCGATCAACTTCAGCCGTACAAGGTGGCGCACCGTCGTGGCGTACGGCGTGCCCAGCCAGCGGGCCATCCGGTAGGCGTCCAGAGGCGACCCGGGGCGTCTCAGGCCGCACCGCGACAGCGCGGCGCGGGCGGCCGACAGGGGCATCAGAAACCAGGAGGCAAAGGCCTCGGCCTCCCGCTCGTGCTGGGGCCACCCCTCGCCCCACCGCCCCGAGGACTGCTCCTCGTGATCGATGCTGGTGCCGTGACCCAGGCGGTGATGGCCCAGTTCGTGAGCGGCGGTGTGCCGCATGCTCACCTCTTCGAGCCCTGTGTTCACCAGGCACGCCGGCCCCCCGGCAAAGCGGTCCACATACAGGCCCAGCAGTGCGCCCAGCCTCCGTCCGACCACCTCCACGCCTGCCTGACGCAGCGCGCCGAAGACGTCGACGTACCCGTCGGCAGGAGGGCCCAGCTCCTTGTGGGCCTGCGCGGCCGCGATCATCGCGACGCCGTGGGCGCTGTTCCAGCTCACGCACCGCCCTCCCCGGCTCTCTGCGGGACGCCTGGCCCTTCCTCCTCGGCCTGCCGGCGGGACTGCAGGTACTCGATGAACTTCGCCACCTCGATCCGGTCACCCTCGTTCAACGGCCGTGCGGTGCGCGGAAGTCCGGCCAGCGCGTGCTCACCGGCATCGGCAGACTCCTCCTCATCCAGGAAGTACGAGGCCGGAAGCCGGTAGAGACGGGCAAGCTTCTGCAGCTCCATCACCTCCACCCTGCGCACTCCGCGCTCGATGTCGCTGACCGCCGAGCGCACGATGCCGGTCCGCTCGGCGACCTGCTGCTGCGACAGCCCCAGGTACTCACGGGTGGCCTTCAGCCGCTGGCCCAGCCGGGCCCGCTGGTCGGCATCCTCCGTGTGGGATGGTGTGTTGCCGTTCATCGTTGGTGCTCCTTCGCCTGCATGGTGTCGTACACAGTCTCAGCGAACGCCCACACCGAACGCAGAGAGCGCCCGGCCTCGGCGTCGGCGGGGACGGAAATGCCGAAGTGTTCCTCGACGCGCGCCAGTATCTCCATGACCAGCACCGAGTCGACCGGTAAGTCCTGTCCGCGGGCGGCCAGTTCCTCGTACACCTCCTCGAGAGGTCTGTCCTGGTACTCGGCCAGAAACTCGATCACGATGTCCACGATCTCCTGGACGCTCTGTAACGGCATGCTCTGCTGTCGCTCCTTTCACTCAACTCCCGGACAGGCGGCCCGGCGTGACCTACTGTAGAGCGATGTCGGAATATCCGACAGCCTTGTTGGAAGATCCTTCATGGGAGTATGCGTGCACCTCGCCCGCTATCAGCAAGCAGCCCTCAAGACCCTCCAGCCCGCCTCCGACGGGACCGACCCGGTCCTCATGCCGCTGCTCGGCCTCGTCGGCGAGACCGGATCCGTGGCCAGCGCCTACAAGAAGCGCCTGCGCGACGGCGCCGACGCAGGCCCCTCCAAACAGCAGCTACGCGAGGAACTCGGTGACGTCCTGTGGTACACCGCCGCCCTCGCACACTTGCTCGGCCTGGACCTGGAGGACATCGCCGCCGCCAGCCTGGAGAAGACCAAGGACCGCTGGCGTGCCACCCCCGACGACCAGCGCCCCCGCTTCGACGCCGACTACCCGCCCCATGAACAACTGCCCCGCCGTACCACCGTCACCTTCACCCCCACCCTCCAGCCCGACGGCCGCACCGTCATCGTCCTCACCCGCGAGGACGGCAGCCCGGCCGGGGACCCCCTGACCAGCGCCAGCCACATCGAGGACGACTACCGCTTCCACGACGCCTTCCACCTTGCCCACGCCGCCGTCCTGGGCTGGTCACCCGTCAGCCGTTTCCTCCTCGGCTGCAAACGCCGCAGCCGCCCCGGCATCGACGAAGCCGAAGACGGCGGCCGCGCCATCGCCATCGAGGAAGGCATCAGCGCGCTCATATTCGCCTACGCCAGCCGCCACCACTACTTCGAGGACCTCCGCCACGTCGACCACGAACTGCTCATCACCGTCGACCACATGACCGCCCACCTTGAAGTGAGCGTGCTGCGCGCCGCTGACTGGGAGAAAGCCATCATGACCGGGTACACCGCCTGGCGGCAGCTACGCAAACACGGCGGCGGCCATCTCCGACTCGACCTGGACGCCCAGTCCTTGACCTTCATAGAGCCCTGACCACCCGCCGGCCTCGGGATGCTGTGGCCCCCGCATCGTCCGGGCGAGCCTGCGCCGCGTCCGGGGCAGAGCCTGCCCCCCGTTGCCGGCCGTGCCGCCACGCACCGCCCGCACGGCCCTCGGCGCCGACCCGCACCCTCGACCTGCGACGGTGCGCCACTCGTGAGCGTCGGCGGCGAGCGCAAGCAGCAGGAAACGAGGTCGAGCAAACGTGTGAGGGCACGCGTCCGGGCGGGAAACGGGTACGAGGCGCGCCGCGAGCCGGACTGTCCAAGATTCCAAGATCTCTCTACGGTTGGTGTCCGATGCCCTGAGGGGCACGCGATATGTGAAGGGGGCTGTGTGGAAGCCGAGTTGGCGGCGCTTGCGGCGTCCGGGGCGACGACGCTGGTCGGCCTGATGGTTTCGGAGTCGTGGGAGCGGGCGAAGAGCGGCCTGGCCCGGTTCTTCGGACGACGGACCGCGGGCGAGGCCTTCGAGGAAGAGCTCCAGGCGGCCAGCGATGAGTTGGACAGTGCCCGGGCGGCAGGTGACGAAGGTGCCCTGGCAGAGGTCCATGCCCGGTGGCGGCAGCGGCTGGAAACAATATTCCGGGAGGATCCCGGCGCCGCGGAGGAACTGGGACGGCTGTTGTCCGAGCTGGCGCCGGACGCGTCGCGCACCTTCGTCAGCCTGGTCGCCGGAGGGGTGAACTACGGCCCCGCCTTCCAGGGGTCGCACATTCACGGTGGCATCACCTTCCACGTCCAGTCGCCGCCGTCGTCTGCGGCCGGCCTGACGTCCAGGCCGGATCAAGTACCGCCCGTGACCATTCCGTTCAGTAACCGGACGGTCGAACTTGCTGCTCTGGACGGCGTGCTCGGTGCGAGAGCGGGCGGTGCCAGATCCGTCGATGTGGGGGTGCTGGACGGACTTCCTGGGGTCGGCAAGACAACCACGGCCTGGCAGTGGGCGGACAGGGCGCGAGGGCGCTTCCCGGACGGGCAGCTGTACGTGGATTTCGCGGCCCTGCGCGATCAGTCCGCACCGGCGGCCGCCGGTGCGGACGTCTCCGAAGCCCTGGCGATGTGCCTGAGGTCGCTGGTGGGAAGCGATGACGGCATTCCGAGTTCGCTCGCGGAGCGCACCAACCTGTTCCGGTCGCGCTCGGCCGGCCTGCGTATCCTGCTCGTCCTTGACGACGTGAGCCAGCCCGCCCAGGTGCGTGCGCTGATCCCCAAGGGCCCGGGCAGCGCGGTACTGGTCACCAGTCAGGCCAGGCTCGGCGAACTGTCCCTGGACGGAGCCCGGTTGATCTCCCTCAAGCCACTGGACGCCCACGGCGGGCTGGCGTTGCTGAAGGACCGGTGCGGGCAGGAGGCGGTCGAGGCCGAACAGGAGGCGGCGCAACGCCTGGTGGAGCTGTGCAGCGGCCTGCCGGTGGCCCTGCAGATCGTGGCGGCGCGTCTGGTCACCGATGACGCTCTGAGCATGACGGCACTGGCTGGGGAACTCGACGACGAGGCCGGCAGGCTGGCCGGGATGGCACTGCAAGGAGAGGAGTACTCGGTGTCCGCTGTTCTGGGTCCCTCCTACCGACTGCTGCCGCCCCCCACCGCCCGGCTCTACCGCCTCCTCGGATGGCTGCCGGTCGGCACGTTCGACGCCGGGGTGGCCGCAGTCGCCGCAGACATCGACACGCCCAGCACCAAACGCCTGCTGGGCGCCCTGGCCAAAGCGAGCCTCGTGGAGACCATGGGCGATGGCAGGTACCGCATGCACGATCTGGTGCGCCTGCACGCCCGGGAGCGCGCGACGGAGGAAGAACCGCAGACCGAGCAGGCGGCGCTCGTCGAGCGGGTAGGCACGCACTACCTCGTCCTCGCCGCGCTCGCCGACCGGGCCCTGCGCAGGGACCGGCTGCGGATCGCCCAGCTGTCCGCCCTGCTGCGAGATACCCCCACCCCCTTCGCGGCCGACAGCGGCCCGCCTCCACTGGAATGGCTGGACACCGAACGCCCCGCCATCCTGGCGGTACTGCGCACGGCCGCCCGGCACGGGCTGCACACCCTGGTCTGGCAACTGGCCGAGGCGTTCACGGCCCTGTTCCTGTACCGCCGCTACCTCGCGGCCTGGAAGGAATCGCTGGAACTGGGCGCCGAGGCGGCTGCCGCAGCAGCGGCGTCGGCAAACACGGTGGGCGAGATCGCGCAGGCCATGGCGGCCGAAGCACGGCTGCGCAGCCTGCTCTCACGCCCCTTGCTGGACCTCGGCGAGAACGACCGGGCACGAGCGGAACTCGAGACGGCCGTCGCCCGCGCCGAGGCATCGGGCCACCTCGTCCTGCGTGCCTCCGTACAGGAATTCCTCGGACGGTACCGGGACCGCTTCGATCCATCCCGCGCCGCCGAGGCGTACCAGCACTCCCTTGAACTCAACACGCGCGCCGGGGAATCCCGCGGAGCGGCCATCGCCGCCTACTTCCTCGGGTGTGCCCAGGACGCCCAAGGCGAACACACGGAAGCCATGATCACGCTGCGCCGGGCGCAGCGCGGCCTGGCGGACGGTGAGGAGCCTGATCTGCGGATGGCGGCCCGGGTGACCGCCGCCATCGGAGTCGTACACGACCACCTCGACGACCCCGAGGAAGCGATCCGCACACTGCGCGGCGCGGCCCGGGCTCTGCGGGAGCAGCAGGCGACCCACTACGAGGCACAGGCCCTGGTGCAACTCGCCGACATCGCGCAGCGGACAGGAGACCGCGAGGACCTGGTACGCACCTGCCTGAGCCGGGCCGTTGAGATCCATGACGCGGCCGGCAGCCGCTTGGCGGAGAGTCTGCGGCGGCGGCTGGAGGACCTTGAGCGCTGACGACTGCTGCCTCGGCCGGGCACCGGCTCCCGGGCCGCTACCTGACCGGCGGGGCGGGACGAAGACGCAGGACCACATCCTCGTCCCGCCTGCCACCGATCCGCAGGAGCACCCGGGTGTCGTTGAGGGGATGTCCCGCGCGCAGACAGGCGTAGACGACCGCGGCGGACAGGCCCGGGTCCATTGCCGGGCCCGTAGCCGTCGCCTCGACGACCCGGCCGTCTCGGAGCCCGACCAGGCAGCCGCTGCCGCGCACGGCCGAAGCCGCCAGGAGGCTTCCAGGCAACTGCGCGAGTGTGTCCTGGATCCATCGCAGTGCCCCGACCACCGTG from Streptomyces sp. NBC_00258 includes:
- a CDS encoding helix-turn-helix domain-containing protein, which produces MNGNTPSHTEDADQRARLGQRLKATREYLGLSQQQVAERTGIVRSAVSDIERGVRRVEVMELQKLARLYRLPASYFLDEEESADAGEHALAGLPRTARPLNEGDRIEVAKFIEYLQSRRQAEEEGPGVPQRAGEGGA
- a CDS encoding NB-ARC domain-containing protein, which codes for MEAELAALAASGATTLVGLMVSESWERAKSGLARFFGRRTAGEAFEEELQAASDELDSARAAGDEGALAEVHARWRQRLETIFREDPGAAEELGRLLSELAPDASRTFVSLVAGGVNYGPAFQGSHIHGGITFHVQSPPSSAAGLTSRPDQVPPVTIPFSNRTVELAALDGVLGARAGGARSVDVGVLDGLPGVGKTTTAWQWADRARGRFPDGQLYVDFAALRDQSAPAAAGADVSEALAMCLRSLVGSDDGIPSSLAERTNLFRSRSAGLRILLVLDDVSQPAQVRALIPKGPGSAVLVTSQARLGELSLDGARLISLKPLDAHGGLALLKDRCGQEAVEAEQEAAQRLVELCSGLPVALQIVAARLVTDDALSMTALAGELDDEAGRLAGMALQGEEYSVSAVLGPSYRLLPPPTARLYRLLGWLPVGTFDAGVAAVAADIDTPSTKRLLGALAKASLVETMGDGRYRMHDLVRLHARERATEEEPQTEQAALVERVGTHYLVLAALADRALRRDRLRIAQLSALLRDTPTPFAADSGPPPLEWLDTERPAILAVLRTAARHGLHTLVWQLAEAFTALFLYRRYLAAWKESLELGAEAAAAAAASANTVGEIAQAMAAEARLRSLLSRPLLDLGENDRARAELETAVARAEASGHLVLRASVQEFLGRYRDRFDPSRAAEAYQHSLELNTRAGESRGAAIAAYFLGCAQDAQGEHTEAMITLRRAQRGLADGEEPDLRMAARVTAAIGVVHDHLDDPEEAIRTLRGAARALREQQATHYEAQALVQLADIAQRTGDREDLVRTCLSRAVEIHDAAGSRLAESLRRRLEDLER
- a CDS encoding nucleotide kinase domain-containing protein, with the translated sequence MVTLLQDRQTSAGLGAALGRVRVAGRELRPTPVFDTYWRFASARQAVYEARLAGRPQPWSEDPILSRHRFTNCYRAADRVSQAVVSDVIYCGPQQWEEVFFRTLLFKIFNKESTWRLLNRELGEVRWEGYDFRAYDRVLSEAFAREERLYSAAYIVPPPQLGEERKHRNHLRLLEMMMTSGAPERVLDAATMREVYEVLLGYPALGPFLAYQFAIDLNYAPQLPFSEMDFVVPGPGARDGIRKCFGPAADGIEAEVIRYMAVSQGEHFARLGLTFAGLKGRPLQLIDCQNLFCEVDKYARVAHPDIAGISGRSRIKQAYRLDGAPLRAWFPPKWGLNG
- a CDS encoding acyl carrier protein, whose product is MPLQSVQEIVDIVIEFLAEYQDRPLEEVYEELAARGQDLPVDSVLVMEILARVEEHFGISVPADAEAGRSLRSVWAFAETVYDTMQAKEHQR
- a CDS encoding ImmA/IrrE family metallo-endopeptidase, with protein sequence MSWNSAHGVAMIAAAQAHKELGPPADGYVDVFGALRQAGVEVVGRRLGALLGLYVDRFAGGPACLVNTGLEEVSMRHTAAHELGHHRLGHGTSIDHEEQSSGRWGEGWPQHEREAEAFASWFLMPLSAARAALSRCGLRRPGSPLDAYRMARWLGTPYATTVRHLVRLKLIDRSTEAMWLKHSPASLKADLTGGLPLGTQAHAHVLLPAAHGATLRVTAGDCVLLGIPAAFYDNLPAGLSRTPPGSGSQMSFLELPDAAEGPRAVWVNEDLEGDTTMTATITAPDAPLFRVTLQRTPSRDGSDAFWH
- a CDS encoding nucleoside triphosphate pyrophosphohydrolase family protein, with protein sequence MGVCVHLARYQQAALKTLQPASDGTDPVLMPLLGLVGETGSVASAYKKRLRDGADAGPSKQQLREELGDVLWYTAALAHLLGLDLEDIAAASLEKTKDRWRATPDDQRPRFDADYPPHEQLPRRTTVTFTPTLQPDGRTVIVLTREDGSPAGDPLTSASHIEDDYRFHDAFHLAHAAVLGWSPVSRFLLGCKRRSRPGIDEAEDGGRAIAIEEGISALIFAYASRHHYFEDLRHVDHELLITVDHMTAHLEVSVLRAADWEKAIMTGYTAWRQLRKHGGGHLRLDLDAQSLTFIEP